In Chitinivibrionia bacterium, the DNA window ACAGAACCGGCGGAATTGCACCGATGTTCAGAACGTGGTACAGAGACACAACAAAAACGGTCATTCGCGGCTACAATCCGCTTTCATACAGCAACAGAAGCGGTTTTGCGCTTGATTATCAAAACAATATCCGCGTCAATTTTCGCTATTCTTACTCCGACCTGCGCTTTGATTTGCCGTATCAGACAGATTCTATTTTGGCTGTAGATACAACTCGACAAGAAGGAAGCCGTTTGCCTATCGCTTGGAACGAAGCGCGAAATTTTCTGAACCAAATAGACGGAATGCTCGAAATACCGATAGGCGATAAATTTTTATTGCGAAATCTCGGCAGACTGGAAACGGTAAATCAAAGAGAAACTCCGCTTTCAAGAACAAGAAGCGGATATTTTGCAACTCCGAGAAGCTCGCAAAACCATACCGTTCAGGCGGCAGGCTCTCAGTTTTTTTTCGCGCCTGTGCCAAACGACAGCATTTCAATCCAATTTTCAGTTAATCGCCATATTTCGCAAGCGGAAGATATTACTCATACCGTCGCACACCATACAAAAATTATTGCAGAAAATAAATTTACGTCGCCCAATTCCGATAATTTTTCAGTAATAACAAGAGGCGGCGCTCAGTTTATTAGAGCAAACGCGAGTGAAATAGAGACAAATCCGCTCGCTTTAGCTGAAATCGACTGGCAAATCGGCAATTTCAGCACACAATTTTGGGGAAGATACGACATTGCTCCGTTAGCTTTCTCAACACCGTTTACTTATAATTATTACTACGAATTAGGAGAGGGTTTCTGGGGGTTCGGAGCAAATTTACGCTATCAATTTCCTGCCGCCTCAATTCACGGCGGATATTCTTATATGCGCTTACCTATTGGGTCTGTGGGTAAATTTTGGCACAGAGATATACCATATTTTCAGCCGCAAAATGTGTTTTCTGCCGGCGGAAATCTTGGTGAAATCGGCAGGTTTTCTTTATTCACAAATTGGTTTTTAAGCGACGAAATGCCACACGTCAAGTCATCTTCGGGGTTAAGATTTCGCTTTAACAGAGACTTGCAAGTCCGACAATTTTACGTAGAGACGTTTTACAATTATTGGAGCCCAAGAAGCATATCTATAGGCTCGTGGCTAAATTTCGAAGATTTTACCATTTCCTACATCGGCAATTATCCGCATTGGTATCGCGCCATCCACGACGTTTCGCTGAAATTTACCGCCGAAGTTCACACTTTCAGGATGTTTTGGAAGATAGACAATTTCCTTAACCGCGCCAACAGTTATGTTCCGGGGTATATTATGCCGGGGATTATTTTCCGTTGGGGCTTTTCGTGGAATATTTTAGGGTAGGAGCGGATAAATGATATTTTACAGATACATAGTTCGCGAATTTATACGCCCGTTTGTATATTCGGTCGCTGTTATTTCTATGATATTTTTTATGCAACTCACCGCACAAATTTTGCCGCGAGTTTTATACAGAGGCGTTTCTTTTGAGATAGTCGCCGAGCTTTTGGTTTTGAATATGGCAAGCATAATTTCGCTCGCTCTTCCTATGGCTCTTCTGATTTCGTCGCTTATGGTTTTCGGAAAATTATCGTCGGATAACGAATACACTGCAATGAAATCGTCGGGAATGAGCTTGTTCGATATGTTGCCGCCCGTTATAAGTTTCAGTGCGGTAATCGCCATACTCTTAATGTTTTTTAACGCCAATATTATGCCTAACGTAAATCACCACGCGGCGCGCCTGATGTCGGACGTTATGCGAAAAAAACCTGCCGCACTAATAGAGCCGGGTGTGCTTATAAGGGATTTCCCGGGTTATGCCATAAGGGTGGATTCTGTCACTACGGGAACGGGAAATTTATACGGAATTACTATTTTTACAACTCAAAACAATCAATTTCCCGTGGTAACCGTCGCCGACAGCGGCACTCTTTACCTTACCCAAAACGAGCAATTTTTGGAACTGACGCTTTTTTCGGGGCAGACAATAAGCGACAATTTGGCTATGAGCGCGTCAGGCAGAGACGATGCTAATTTCTTCAGAATTGACTTCGCAAAACAAGTGATTTTTGTTGAAAACATAGACAGCGAATTTACCCGAAGCGACCTGCATAATCGCGGCAGAAGAGAGATGACAAATGACGAGCTCTTTACCGAAAGAGACAGGCTAAAGGAGCGAATATCAGTCGAAGAAGACCGCTTCAAAAAACGTTTGACGGAAATGGCAAGCCGAATAGAAACCGCCGTCGAAGACACTTCCGCCGCCCTTTTTATTGAAGATTTTTCGCTGTGGTATCAGCACGTAAGCAATCGGATTGGCTCGCGAGGCGTAAATGACGCGTTATCGGGCGAGATAAATTTTGCCGCCGCGCGAACTCAAAGAACAAGCGAATATCGTCTCGAAATAAATCGGCTTATGGTCGAAGTCCATAAAAAATACGCGATTGCAATCGGCGCAATAATTTTTGCCATTTTAGGCATTCCGCTGGGACTTATAGCCAAAAACGGAAGCGCCGCTATAAGCGTAAGTTATAGTTTGGTCTTTTTCGTTTTTAATTGGGTGTCTCTGATGAGCGGCGAACATTACGCAAATCGAGGTATTTTGCCTGCCGCCGTCGCAATGTGGGGCGGAAACGTAATTTTGGCGCTTGTGGCAATTTGGCTTTTGCGAAAAGTGTCGGGCTACGAAAGTAATTTCAGCATTTTGTCCGTATTACGAATTATTTTATCGCCTTTTAAAAAATTTGCAAATTTAATTCGTCTGCCGCTTATCTGGAAACTTGTAAAAAACATATTTGCCTTTTTGGCAGACTTGCCTCGAAAGGTTTTAGGAATATTATTACCTATAATTCCCGCATACCTCATAGGTCGATTTTTCTCTTATTTTATCATCACCACCGTCGGAATTTTCGTTATTACGGCAGTAATTGACTTTGTCGGCAATATCCACATTTTTAACGGCGCAAAACCCGACGAAATAGTGGAATACTACAAACATTTCATTATCACGTTTTTGTCTATGCTTATCCCTATCTCTATGCTTTTGTCGGTTATGCTTTCCATTGGTTCTTTTGCTAAAACAAGCGAACTTACGGCGATAAAAGCGGGCGGTGTCAGCATAGTAAAAATCACTTTTCCGCTGATATTCTTGGGACTTTTTCTTGCGGTCGGCAACTTTTGGTTTAACGAGACATTCTTAACCGAAGCAAACGAAAGAATAGAACTTTACCGCGAAATTTTTTCCGCTCGCAGACACGGTCGCCCTGTCCCTACGGAAGTTATAGAATCCAGAAGAGACTTTTATTTCTTTTCCAACGATAACACCGCGTATTTCTTCCGCAGAATAGGCACATCTCCCGCAAAAGGCGAAACAGTTGTGCGCTACGCCTTTAAAAACAACAGATTGTCAAGCGTAATCACCGCCGACAAAATAGAGTTTTATCACGATACAAAACAATGGATTATGCCTGTCGGACAAGAGCGAATTATACACGAAGACGGCACTAAATCGTTAAATATACTATCGCAGACAACACTTTACGACCTTATCCAAGCCCCCTCAGATATGATGAAAACCATTAGACGAGTAGAGCAGATGAGTTGGTCGGAATTGCAGAACAGAATAGAAAATGCACGACTTAGAGGCGAAAGAACCCAAAGGTATTTGGCAGATAGTAATTTTAAGTTTTCTCTGCCGCTTATGAACGTAATTGCGGTGCTTATCGGGATTGCGGTTACTGCGCGCTCAACCAAAAGAGGCGGAGCAGTGCATTTTGGAGCAGGGCTTGGATTTGTATTTATTTATTGGGGAATTGCACAATATTTGATTGTGCTTGGAAGAAACGAGTCAATAAATCCATTAGTGGCGGCGTGGAGCGCTACTGTGATTTTTACAATTTTAGGATTTTTTCTTTATACGAGGGCGTCAAGATGAAAATGAAAGCGGATTTACAAAAAATTAAAATCGACAAAACTAAAAAAAACGTCGTAATAATCGGCGACAGTTTTGATTTAACTGACCTTTTGGAAATTTATCTTTACCAGAAATACAATGTAATAACCGCGCTTAACGAGTTTGACGGTATGGAAAAAATAGGACATTTTGAGCCGAGCGTAGTTTTCATAAAAAGTACAAACGACAACACTGCAATCCTTGCCTTTATGCCGAAATTAGCGGCAAGACATTCGAGAGATATTCCCGTAATCGTATATACCAAAGAAGAAATATCAACCATAAACGATTTTTCTATGAAAGCGGCAGGAATTCGCGAAATAATAAAATTTCCCATAACCCACAAAGATTTTACAACAATAATGCGACTTTGTGTTAAGGATTAGAAAAACTTGGAGTATTTCATATAAATTTACAGGACGATGAAATTGCAAGAAAGGACAAAGCGAATATGTTTATCACCTTTGAAGGCATTGACGGCGCGGGAAAAAGTACGCAAATCAGCAATTTAGCGAATTTTCTCAAAGAAAAAGGCGTTGAATTTGTCTTAACAAGAGAGCCGGGCGGCTGTGAAATCAGTGAAACTATACGCAATTTAATTTTAGACGTAAAAAGTGATTTGGGCGCTGTCGGCGAATTGTTTTTATATTTTGCGGCGCGAGCGGAACACGTAAGACAAGTGATAAAACCTGCGCTCGACAGTGGTAAATGGGTAATTTGCGACAGATTTGCGGACAGCACTTTTGCATATCAAGGCGCAGGAAGAGGGCTTGACATTGAAAAAATGAAATATATAAATTTCTTTGCAACAGACGAAATTTCGCCCGATTTAACAATTTTACTCGATATTTCGGTTGAAGCGTCGCTTGAAAGAAGAAAATTGCGAGGAAAAGCAACGGACAGATTGGAGCAAAACGACAAAATTTTCTTTGAAAACGTGCGAAATCGCTTCTTGAAATTAGCCGAAAACGAGCCGACGCGATTTCTTGTAATTGACGGGACGCTCGATGAAAATGAGATTTATGAAAAAATTATCGCAAAACTTCAATCGCAAAAAGTATTTTACTCCCCATAAGTGAAAGGGAATTAAATGAAAAAGAAAAAAAAGAACTTATATTCGGGTATGGCGGCGATTATTATTGTTGTCGCCGTGGTCGCAGGCGGATTTTTTGACACGGTTGTCGCTAAATCGAGAAATGTATCTGCGAACGAGCCGTTTTATGAGTGGATCAGCGTGTTCGAAAGAGTTATGCAAAGAGTGCGTTTCGGGTATGTCGAAGAGATAAATGACTCCCTCCTTATGCGGCGGGCGATTGACGGAGCGCTTGGCGTTCTTGACCCGCATACTACGTTTTTTGACCAAAGGGACTACGAAAATCTGCGCCTTCACACAGAAGGAAGATACGGCGGGCTCGGAATGCTTATTTCAATCCGCAACAACGTTTTGACCATAATGAGCCCTTATGAAGGAACGCCTGCCGAGAGAGCGGGGCTTCGTTCTGGCGACAGGATTTTGCGAATTGACGGAACATCGACGCGCGGAATGGGTTCTGACAGAGCGGCTTCTCTTATGCGAGGAACTCCGGGAACAAACGTTACTCTCACAATTCAGCGCGAGGGACAGGAGCAAAACGAGATTACAATTACGCGCGAAATTATAAACATTCGCTCTGTGCCTTTTGCAGGGCTTCTAAATGACAGCGTAGGCTACATTCGCCTTAATTCATTCTCGCAGACAGCGGCAACCGAGGTCGCGCGAAATATTGATTCTTTGCGCGCGCTCGGAATGCGTTCGTTAATCTTTGACTTGCGCTCAAATCCGGGCGGACTTCTTAATCAGGCGGGCGAAATTTCGGAGCTTTTCCTCGAGAGGGGAAGATTGGTAGTTTTCACACAAGGGCGCGCGGGCGTAAGAGAACAGCAGTTCTTTACGCGCAGAGACCCGCACGTGCCGCTCGATATGCCGCTTGTAATTTTAGTTAACCGCGGCTCGGCTTCGGCTTCAGAAATTGTTGCGGGCGCAGTTCAGGATTGGGACAGAGGACTTATTTTAGGCGATACCACTTTTGGAAAAGGCTCAGTCCAGAGCGTTTTTCCGATTGACGAAATCCGACACATGAAAATGACTACCGCTTTCTATTACACGCCGTCGGGCAGATGTATAAATCGCCCTGAAAACAATAGACGAAACACAGGCGAAGAGGAAGAAGAATACGACGACCCTTCGATGAACGAAGCTGATAAATTGCTTGACGAAGAAGCGAGAGCAACTGCGGCGGTCGCCAAAGAAGAGGCAAAAGATACTGCGCAAGAGGTTTTCTTTACCCATAACGGACGCAGAGTATTTGGCGGCGGCGGAATAATTCCCGACACTATTGTGCGAGCAACACCTCTTCCTTATATAGTACAGCGAATTTTTGCGAACGATATGTTCTTCAGATTTGCTAATTTTTACTATCCTGTTTTGGAGAACAACAACACTCCCGTCGATACTAATTTCGTAATAACGCCCGCAATTATCACGAGTTTTTTCAATTTCCTCGATTCTATGCAACAAGATTACGGCACTTTAGCCGACAGAAAATATCGTGATTTCAAGGCTTATTTGGGACTTGTGCAAGACACAACTATAGACAGCGCCTCTCTTGCTCAGCACAGAATTACATTCAGCGGTGCGGATTCAGTAAGATTGGTTGCAATAATCGCCGAACTTGATAAAATGATGGAAACAAACAGGAACGCACGATTGAAAGCAGAAACGAAGATAATTTCTCGCCACTTGCGAAATGCGTTTTTGGTGCGAGCTTTCGGACAGGATAACAGCTTTGTTCAACGGCAACGCCTTACACACGACGAACAATTAGAAGCGGCGCTCAGAATTTTGAGCGACCGAAATAAATATAACGCGCTTTTGGGAATTGAGAACACGAGAGACCAAAGAAGGTCAAGGCGCTAAGAAACGGACATTGCAACTAAAAACAAAAGATAAAAGGAGTTTGAATTTATGCTTACTTGGATGAGAAAATGGACGCCGATAATAATGATAGTGGCGCTTGTCGGATTTATGCTGACCATATTTCTTGAATGGGGTATGGGACTTGAAAATGTTCCCGGACGAAGAGGACAAACCGTCGGAAAAATCGGCAGAGATTACGTAGGGATACGTGAATTTTCGCAAATTTTAGAGAGAGAAAGGCACGCGCGCCGTATGCAAGGGCAACGAATGGACGACGAAGGACAACTTCCGATGCAGGTTTGGGAGTCTTTCGTAAATGAGACTATTACGAGCCTTATTGTGCAAAGATTAGGATTAACCGCGACCGACGAAGAAGTTTATCTTTATTTGCTGAATAACCCTCTGCCCGAATTTGCACAGAGCGAATTTTTTCAGACAAACGGACGTTTCGATATGGAAACGTATTTGGCATTCATAAATAATCCTGCAAGTTGGGATAACCCCGCAATGGTACAGATTGAACAATACGTGCGAAATGTTCTTGTTCCGATAAGCAAGTTAAACGCCATTATCGAAAGTGC includes these proteins:
- a CDS encoding LptF/LptG family permease, with translation MIFYRYIVREFIRPFVYSVAVISMIFFMQLTAQILPRVLYRGVSFEIVAELLVLNMASIISLALPMALLISSLMVFGKLSSDNEYTAMKSSGMSLFDMLPPVISFSAVIAILLMFFNANIMPNVNHHAARLMSDVMRKKPAALIEPGVLIRDFPGYAIRVDSVTTGTGNLYGITIFTTQNNQFPVVTVADSGTLYLTQNEQFLELTLFSGQTISDNLAMSASGRDDANFFRIDFAKQVIFVENIDSEFTRSDLHNRGRREMTNDELFTERDRLKERISVEEDRFKKRLTEMASRIETAVEDTSAALFIEDFSLWYQHVSNRIGSRGVNDALSGEINFAAARTQRTSEYRLEINRLMVEVHKKYAIAIGAIIFAILGIPLGLIAKNGSAAISVSYSLVFFVFNWVSLMSGEHYANRGILPAAVAMWGGNVILALVAIWLLRKVSGYESNFSILSVLRIILSPFKKFANLIRLPLIWKLVKNIFAFLADLPRKVLGILLPIIPAYLIGRFFSYFIITTVGIFVITAVIDFVGNIHIFNGAKPDEIVEYYKHFIITFLSMLIPISMLLSVMLSIGSFAKTSELTAIKAGGVSIVKITFPLIFLGLFLAVGNFWFNETFLTEANERIELYREIFSARRHGRPVPTEVIESRRDFYFFSNDNTAYFFRRIGTSPAKGETVVRYAFKNNRLSSVITADKIEFYHDTKQWIMPVGQERIIHEDGTKSLNILSQTTLYDLIQAPSDMMKTIRRVEQMSWSELQNRIENARLRGERTQRYLADSNFKFSLPLMNVIAVLIGIAVTARSTKRGGAVHFGAGLGFVFIYWGIAQYLIVLGRNESINPLVAAWSATVIFTILGFFLYTRASR
- a CDS encoding S41 family peptidase, with the translated sequence MKKKKKNLYSGMAAIIIVVAVVAGGFFDTVVAKSRNVSANEPFYEWISVFERVMQRVRFGYVEEINDSLLMRRAIDGALGVLDPHTTFFDQRDYENLRLHTEGRYGGLGMLISIRNNVLTIMSPYEGTPAERAGLRSGDRILRIDGTSTRGMGSDRAASLMRGTPGTNVTLTIQREGQEQNEITITREIINIRSVPFAGLLNDSVGYIRLNSFSQTAATEVARNIDSLRALGMRSLIFDLRSNPGGLLNQAGEISELFLERGRLVVFTQGRAGVREQQFFTRRDPHVPLDMPLVILVNRGSASASEIVAGAVQDWDRGLILGDTTFGKGSVQSVFPIDEIRHMKMTTAFYYTPSGRCINRPENNRRNTGEEEEEYDDPSMNEADKLLDEEARATAAVAKEEAKDTAQEVFFTHNGRRVFGGGGIIPDTIVRATPLPYIVQRIFANDMFFRFANFYYPVLENNNTPVDTNFVITPAIITSFFNFLDSMQQDYGTLADRKYRDFKAYLGLVQDTTIDSASLAQHRITFSGADSVRLVAIIAELDKMMETNRNARLKAETKIISRHLRNAFLVRAFGQDNSFVQRQRLTHDEQLEAALRILSDRNKYNALLGIENTRDQRRSRR
- the tmk gene encoding dTMP kinase, translating into MFITFEGIDGAGKSTQISNLANFLKEKGVEFVLTREPGGCEISETIRNLILDVKSDLGAVGELFLYFAARAEHVRQVIKPALDSGKWVICDRFADSTFAYQGAGRGLDIEKMKYINFFATDEISPDLTILLDISVEASLERRKLRGKATDRLEQNDKIFFENVRNRFLKLAENEPTRFLVIDGTLDENEIYEKIIAKLQSQKVFYSP